From one Pempheris klunzingeri isolate RE-2024b chromosome 5, fPemKlu1.hap1, whole genome shotgun sequence genomic stretch:
- the nt5dc3 gene encoding 5'-nucleotidase domain-containing protein 3, with translation MAPLTLPLSFLKDCLQRANVFCNVLQGLQRRQLTSRLWKRNFGAVTHGVGRLLSQQPRAANYAASVCSSSSDGQDMAERLWAVYHETKRQTEELIPVISTNSVNPDTIFANNEMSLQDTEIYGFDYDYTLAFYSSHLHTLIFNIARDLLITNHRYPEGLRKYEYIPNFAVRGLHYDVQKALLMKIDAFHYIQLGTVYRGLHPVPDEEVIAMYEGCHVPLENMSDFYGKSSHGHTMKQFMDIFSLPEMTLLSCVNDFFMRHNIDYEPVHLYKDVKEAIRDVHVKGIMYRAVEADIGKYICYGEQSHAVLKKLSEHGKKMFLITNSPFDFVDRGMSYIVGKDWRDLFDVVIVQADKPSFFNDRRKPFRRVTDKGALLWDRIHRLEKGQIYKQGNLYEFLRLTGWRGSKVLYFGDHIYSDLADLTLKHGWRTGAIIPELRKEIKIMNTEQYIHMMAWLQALTGLIEQMQVHRDPASQAVVQEWIREREAMRPQTKDIFNGQFGSLFRTYHNPTYFSRRLSRFADIYMPSISCLLNYDFQHTFFPRRTPLQHESPFWPEHSPGANVSSQLRRSTAESD, from the exons ATGGCGCCTCTGACTTTGCCGCTGTCGTTTCTCAAGGACTGTCTGCAGAGGGCGAATGTCTTCTGCAATGTACTGCAGGGTTTACAGCGCCGGCAGCTCACATCTCGCTTATGGAAACGGAATTTCGGTGCAGTGACACATGGAGTCGGCCGACTACTGTCACAGCAGCCCAGAGCCGCAAACTACGCAGCATCTGTGTGTAGCAGCTCTTCAGACGGACAGGACATGGCAGAGAGGCTGTGGGCTGTTTACCACGAGACCAAAAGGCAGACTGAAG AATTGATCCCTGTGATATCCACCAACTCAGTCAACCCTGACACCATATTCGCCAACAACGAGATGAGCCTGCAAGACACGGAGATCTACGGCTTCGACTACGACTACACTCTGGCGTTCTACTCCAGCCACCTCCACACGCTCATCTTCAACATAGCACGGGACCTGCTCATCACTAACCACAgg TATCCAGAGGGTCTGCGCAAGTATGAGTATATTCCTAATTTTGCTGTAAGAGGACTTCACTACGATGTTCAGAAG GCACTGCTGATGAAGATCGACGCTTTTCACTACATTCAGTTGGGAACTGTATACAG GGGTCTTCATCCAGTTCCTGATGAGGAAGTAATTGCCATGTATGAAGGTTGTCACGTACCTCTAGAGAACATGAGTGACTTCTATGGCAAG AGTTCCCATGGCCACACCATGAAACAGTTCATGGACATATTCTCCCTGCCTGAGATGaccctcctgtcctgtgtcaATGACTTCTTCATGAGGCACAACATTGACTATGAGCCAGTCCATCTCTACAAAGATGTCAAG GAAGCCATTAGAGATGTTCACGTCAAGGGCATAATGTACCGAGCTGTGGAGGCAGATATTG GGAAATACATTTGCTATGGTGAGCAAAGCcatgctgtgctgaagaagctgTCAGAGCATGGAAAAAAGATGTTCCTCATTACCAACAGCCCATTTGACTTTGT GGACCGAGGAATGAGCTACATTGTAGGGAAGGACTGGAGAGATCTGTTTGATGTCGTGATCGTTCAGGCCGACAAACCTAGTTTCTTCAATGACAGGAGAAA acCTTTCAGGCGAGTAACAGACAAAGGTGCATTGCTGTGGGACAGGATTCACAGGTTGGAAAAAGGGCAGATCTACAAACAG GGGAATCTTTATGAGTTCCTGAGACTCACCGGCTGGAGAGGATCCAAAGTGCTCTACTTCGGTGATCACATCTACAGTGACTTGGCA GATCTTACGCTAAAACATGGCTGGAGGACGGGCGCCATCATCCCCGAGCTGAGGAAGGAGATCAAGATCATGAACACTGAGCAGTACATACACATGATGGCCTGGTTGCAGGCACTGACGGGACTCATAGAACAGATGCAG GTACACAGAGATCCGGCGTCTCAAGCTGTTGTCCAGGAGTGgatcagagaaagagaagccaTGAG GCCACAGACGAAGGACATCTTCAACGGTCAATTCGGGAGTCTCTTCCGGACGTACCACAACCCCACGTACTTCTCACGCCGACTCTCGCGCTTTGCCGACATCTACATGCCCTCCATCAGCTGCCTGCTCAACTACGACTTCCAGCACACGTTTTTCCCTCGGCGTACCCCCCTGCAGCACGAGTCCCCCTTCTGGCCCGAACACAGTCCTGGTGCTAACGTCTCCTCACAGCTCCGCAGGTCCACAGCAGAGTCCGATTAG
- the hsp90b1 gene encoding endoplasmin has product MKRVWVIGLVFALLAFAAVKAEDELDIDGTVDEDIGKSREGSRTDDELVQREEEAIQLDGLNAAQIKEIREKSEKHVFQAEVNRMMKLIINSLYKNKEIFLRELISNASDALDKIRLLSLTHEDALAANEELTIKIKSDKEKNMLHITDTGVGMTKEDLVKNLGTIAKSGTSEFLNQMTEMQSEGQSTSELIGQFGVGFYSAFLVADKVIVTSKHNNDTQHIWESDSNQFSTIEDPRGSTLGRGTTITLVLKEEASDYLELETIKNLVRKYSQFINFPIYVWASKTETVEEPIDEDTEATEEPEKEPAEEEADVEEEEEDKDKPKTKKVEKTVWDWELMNDIKPIWQRPAKEVEDDEYKAFYKTFSKESDDPLAHIHFMAEGEVTFKSILFVPKSAPRGLFDEYGSKKNDYIKLFVRRVFITDDFNDMMPKYLNFVKGVVDSDDLPLNVSRETLQQHKLLKVIRKKLVRKTLDMIKKIAEEQYNDKFWKEFGTNIKLGVIEDHSNRTRLAKLLRFQTSHHETQLCSLEEYVERMKEKQDKIYFMSGTSRTEVESSPFVERLLKKGYEVIYLTEPVDEYCIQALPEFDGKRFQNVAKEGVKFDENEKAKEKREVLEKEYEPLTTWLKDKALKDKIEKAVLSQRLTKSPCALVASQYGWSGNMERIMKAQAYQTGKDISTNYYASQKKTLEINPKHPLIKQMLKEVNEDSDDQTASDLAMVLFETATLRSGYQLTDTKAYGDRIERMLRLSMNVGLDEEIEEEPEEEAAEEDAEETAEDDSEDKEEIVDEDDDEESTKTDKDEL; this is encoded by the exons ATGAAGCGAGTTTGGGTGATAGGTCTTGTTTTTGCGCTCTTAGCCTTTG CTGCTGTAAAGGCAGAGGATGAGCTTGACATCGATGGGACAGTAGATGAGGACATTGGTAAAAGCAGAGAGGGATCCAGAACGGATGATGAGCTGGTACAGAG agaggaggaggctaTCCAGCTGGACGGACTGAATGCAGCTCAGATCAAGGAAATcagagaaaagtcagaaaaacatGTATTTCAGGCTGAAGTCAACCGTATGATGAAGCTCATCATAAACTCCCTCTACAAGAACAAGGAG ATCTTCCTTAGGGAGCTTATTTCCAATGCCTCAGATGCTTTGGATAAGATCCGCCTGCTGTCTCTGACCCATGAGGATGCTCTGGCCGCCAATGAAGAGCTgacaatcaaaataaaa TCTGATAAGGAGAAGAACATGCTCCACATCACAGACACTGGCGTTGGAATGACCAAAGAGGATCTGGTGAAGAACTTGGGCACCATTGCCAAGTCCGGCACCAGCGAGTTCCTCAACCAGATGACGGAGATGCAGTCTGAGGGACAGTCGACCTCGGAGCTGATTGGCCAGTTTGGTGTAGGGTTCTACTCCGCTTTCCTTGTTGCTGACAAAGTCATCGTGACgtccaaacacaacaatgacacCCAGCACATCTGGGAGTCTGACTCTAATCAGTTCTCTACCATCGAGGACCCCCGCGGGAGCACACTCGGCAGAGGAACAACCATCAC ACTGGTCCTGAAAGAGGAAGCCTCAGACTATCTGGAGTTGGAGACCATCAAGAACCTCGTCAGGAAATACTCTCAGTTCATCAACTTCCCCATCTACGTCTGGGCCAGCAAG ACTGAGACCGTTGAAGAGCCCATTGACGAAGATACTGAGGCCACAGAGGAACCAGAGAAAGAGCCTGCTGAGGAAGAGGCTGatgtagaggaagaggaggaggacaaagacaAGCCCAAGACAAAGAAG GTTGAGAAGACTGTGTGGGACTGGGAACTGATGAATGATATCAAGCCCATCTGGCAGCGACCAGCTAAGGAGGTTGAGGACGATGAGTACAAGGCTTTCTACAAGACCTTCTCTAAG GAAAGTGACGACCCTCTGGCCCACATCCACTTCATGGCTGAGGGTGAGGTTACCTTCAAGTCCATCCTATTTGTGCCAAAGTCGGCTCCCCGCGGCCTGTTTGACGAGTACGGCTCCAAGAAGAACGACTACATCAAG CTGTTTGTGAGGAGAGTCTTCATTACAGATGACTTTAACGACATGATGCCCAAGTACCTTAATTTCGTCAAAGGAGTG GTTGACTCTGATGACCTTCCTCTGAATGTGTCTAGAgagactctgcagcagcacaagctGCTCAAG GTCATCCGTAAGAAGCTGGTGCGTAAGACCTTGGACATGATCAAGAAGATCGCAGAGGAACAGTACAACGACAAGTTCTGGAAGGAGTTTGGAACCAACATCAAGCTGGGAGTCATTGAGGATCACTCCAACAGGACCCGTCTGGCCAAGCTGCTGCGCTTCCAGACTTCTCACCATGAAACACAACTGTGCAGCCTGGAGGAGTATGTGGAGCGCATGAAGGAGAAGCAGGACAAGATCTATTTCATGTCTGGTACCAGCAGGACTGAG GTTGAGTCTTCTCCCTTCGTGGAGAGGCTGCTGAAGAAGGGCTACGAGGTGATCTACCTGACAGAGCCCGTGGATGAGTACTGCATCCAGGCACTGCCCGAGTTTGACGGAAAACGCTTCCAGAACGTGGCAAAGGAAGGTGTGAAATTTGACGAGAACGAAAAGGCcaaggagaagagggaggtCCTGGAGAAGGAATACGAACCTCTCACCACTTGGCTGAAGGACAAGGCCCTCAAAGACAAG ATTGAGAAGGCCGTCCTCTCTCAGAGGCTAACCAAGTCTCCCTGCGCTTTGGTTGCCAGTCAGTACGGCTGGTCAGGAAACATGGAGAGGATCATGAAGGCGCAGGCTTACCAGACAGGAAAAGACATCTCCACAAA ttATTATGCCAGCCAGAAGAAAACATTAGAAATCAACCCCAAACATCCTCTCATCAAACAGATGCTTAAAGAAGTCAAT GAAGACAGCGATGACCAGACCGCGTCAGATCTGGCGATGGTTCTGTTTGAGACGGCCACTCTGCGCTCAGGCTACCAGCTGACTGACACAAAGGCTTATGGGGACAGGATAGAGCGCATGCTCAGACTGAGCATGAACGTAGGCCTGGATGAAGAG ATTGAAGAAGAGCCAGAGGAAGAGGCGGCAGAGGAGGATGCAgaagagacagcagaggacGACTCTGAAGATAAAGAGGAAATTGTAGATGAGGATGACGATGAGGAATCG ACAAAAACTGACAAAGACGAACTTTGA
- the parietopsin gene encoding parietopsin: MDSNSTPWSSGSHPPSIHAEVATVAPTVFPRVGYSVLSFLMFINTVLTVFNNGLVITVMVRNPSLLHPMNVFILSLAVSDLMIGLCGSLVVTITNYHGSFFIGHAACVFQGFAVNYFGLVSLCTLTLLAYERYIVVCKPRAGLKLSMRRSIMGLLFLWIFCLFWAVTPLVGWSSYGPEGVQTSCSLAWEKRSWNNYSYLILYTLICFIFPVTVIIYCYAKVLKSMNKLNRSVELQGGRSSQKENDHAINMVLAMIISFFVCWLPYTALSVVVVVDPELYIPPLVATMPMYFAKTSPVYNPIIYFLSNKQFRDAALEVLSCGHYIPHAPTSVSINMCSLNRRSRLTSLNRNINTHSKVLPL, from the exons ATGGACAGCAACAGCACGCCGTGGAGCTCCGGCTCTcaccctccatccatccacgCCGAGGTGGCCACAGTGGCGCCCACCGTCTTCCCCCGGGTGGGCTACAGtgtcctctccttcctcatgttCATCAACACAGTGCTCACCGTTTTCAACAATGGTCTCGTCATAACCGTGATGGTGAGGAATCCGTCTCTCCTCCATCCGATGAACGTGTTTATCCTCAGCCTCGCCGTGTCTGACCTCATGATAGGCCTGTGCGGCTCCCTGGTCGTCACCATCACTAACTACCATGGCTCTTTCTTTATTGGCCACGCAGCCTGCGTGTTTCAAGGATTTGCTGTCAATTATTTTG GTCTGGTGTCTCTCTGCACTCTGACCCTGCTTGCCTACGAGCGGTACATCGTGGTGTGTAAGCCAAGAGCTGGTCTAAAGCTGAGCATGAGGAGAAGCATCATGGGGCTGCTGTTTCTCTGGATCTTCTGCTTGTTCTGGGCCGTGACTCCGTTAGTCGGCTGGAGCTCCTACGGGCCTGAGGGAGTCCAGACCTCCTGCTCTCTGGCCTGGGAGAAGAGATCGTGGAACAACTACAGCTACCTCATCCTCTACACGCTCATCTGCTTCATTTTCCCCGTTACAGTCATCATCTACTGCTATGCTAAAGTACTCAAATCCATGAATAAG CTGAACAGGAGTGTGGAGCTACAGGGTGGGCGATCCAGCCAGAAGGAGAATGATCATGCCATTAATATGGTCCTAGCCATGAtcatatctttttttgtttgctggCTGCCCTACACGGCGTTGTCAGTGGTGGTAGTCGTTGATCCAGAGCTCTACATCCCTCCACTAGTTGCCACCATGCCCATGTACTTTGCCAAGACGAGCCCTGTCTATAACCCCATCATCTACTTCCTTTCCAACAAGCAG TTCCGCGATGCCGCTCTGGAGGTGCTGTCATGCGGCCACTACATTCCCCATGCGCCCACCAGTGTCAGCATCAACATGTGCTCCTTGAACAGGAGGAGCCGGCTGACTTCCTTAAACAGGAACATCAACACGCACAGCAAGGTGCTGCCTCTGTGA